GAGATAAACGATTTAAACGTCTTCCATGCTGCTTTAAGACTGGTTGAGAGATCGTTGGCTGTACCTCGAAAAGTTTTAGCAATTACAGTTAACAAGGAAGTTTTAGAACAGTTAAAAAGTGAGAGCGAATATAAGGAGAATATGATTTTAATTATTCATAATTGACAATATCGTTTAGTGGATAATTGAGAGGATGGAACATTATCCTTTAATACAATTCCCATCTAGAAAGCAAATTTATGCGTCAACATACGGTAAAAATTAATTAACTAGCAATCAATTAACAAGCAATCCCACTAGAATGTTCGAAAAGATGAAGTCCTATGGAAGAAAAAGATCTTTTAAGAAAAGTTCTTGTCCCAGTAGATGGATCTGAATCAAGTCTTCTGGCTTTACAGACAACGAGAACGATTGCTAAAAAGACTGGAGCAACTGTAACTATTTTACATGTCATACGTGCCATGGAGGAATATTATAGAATCTTATACGCAGCTCAAGGGCTGGCATACGATATTCCTCGTAATGTAATAATGGAGATCATAAAATTTACCGAAAAAGAATCGAATAAGATTGTAAACGATGCACAGGCTTTGTTGAGTGAAGAAGAGATAATAGCAGACATAAAAATACTTAGAGATATCGATCCTGCTGATAGTATCTTAGAGTTCTCAAAGAAAGATCATTACGATCTAATCGTCATGGGAGCCCGTGGGAAAAACGAGAAGGAACCTTATGCTTTGGGAAGCGTAACCAAGAAAGTCATCAGACACACTACGTGTCCAATACTTTTCACTAAAAGAGATTGCGATCTATCCAATCTACTTATATGCATCGATGGCTCTGAGTACTCGATTAAAGCACTAAATTATGTTGTTAAATTTTCTGAAGGGATTGGTTCAAAAATCACTTTACTTTATGTTCAAGAACCCCGATTGCATACTTCATCACCAAAAGTAGCTCAGGAGTTAAGTGAACGTATTTTTTCAAGGGCTTCAGGTGCCATTGAAAGAAGAGGCCTGGAATTTGATAAGAAAGTTGAGTTCGGAGTCATATCAGATAGCATCATCGAGTTTGCTGAAAAGTGGAATTATGACTTGATTGTTTTAGGGAGCAGAGGGCTAGGAACTGCTAAGCGATTCTTGCTCGGAAGTGTAAGTGATGTGGTAAGCCATAAAGCTAAATGTTCAGTTTTAATATTTCCAGCTAAACGTGAAACTTGACTATCGGATTCGATCGAGAAGTTATTTCTCTTTATAAAAGCTTAGTTTGTGCTTTTATAAAATTCATAAAAATTATAGCCATTTCTTCCTTCTGAAATAAATCAGCATTAAAAATCCAATACCAAACATTACAAGCAAGACTGTTGGGTAACCCCAATTTAATTCTAGTTCTGGCATAAATTTGAAATTCATACCATAAATTCCCGCTATCAAAGT
The genomic region above belongs to Candidatus Methylarchaceae archaeon HK02M2 and contains:
- a CDS encoding universal stress protein, with protein sequence MEEKDLLRKVLVPVDGSESSLLALQTTRTIAKKTGATVTILHVIRAMEEYYRILYAAQGLAYDIPRNVIMEIIKFTEKESNKIVNDAQALLSEEEIIADIKILRDIDPADSILEFSKKDHYDLIVMGARGKNEKEPYALGSVTKKVIRHTTCPILFTKRDCDLSNLLICIDGSEYSIKALNYVVKFSEGIGSKITLLYVQEPRLHTSSPKVAQELSERIFSRASGAIERRGLEFDKKVEFGVISDSIIEFAEKWNYDLIVLGSRGLGTAKRFLLGSVSDVVSHKAKCSVLIFPAKRET